Part of the Stackebrandtia endophytica genome is shown below.
GGAAGACCACCACCATGCGCATCACGATGGGCGTGCTGGTCCCCGATTCGGGACGAGTCCTGTGGAACGGGAAGGAGCTGACCGAATCCGGGCGCTCCGACTTCGGATATATGCCGGAGGAAAGAGGGCTCTACCCGAAAATGAAGATCGCCGCCCAGATCGCCTACTTCGGCGAACTGGCCGGCATGACCCCCGCGGTCGCCAAACGGGCCGCCGGCGACTGGCTCGACCGGCTCGGCCTGGGCGACCGGGGCAACGACTTCGTCCAAGACCTCTCGCTGGGCAACCAGCAGCGGGTCCAGTTGGCCGTCGCGTTGGTCCACGACCCCAAGATGCTCGTCCTCGACGAACCCTTCTCCGGTCTCGACCCCATCGCGGTGGACACCATGGCGACGGTCCTGCAGGAACGCAGTGAAGCCGGTGTCCCCGTGGTGTTCT
Proteins encoded:
- a CDS encoding ABC transporter ATP-binding protein; this translates as MLEVRDLHKRFGDKVALDGVSLSVEPGHMFGFVGANGAGKTTTMRITMGVLVPDSGRVLWNGKELTESGRSDFGYMPEERGLYPKMKIAAQIAYFGELAGMTPAVAKRAAGDWLDRLGLGDRGNDFVQDLSLGNQQRVQLAVALVHDPKMLVLDEPFSGLDPIAVDTMATVLQERSEAGVPVVFSSHQLELVERLCDTVGIISAGTMVATGTVAELRARGNRRLRVTVAGATSGWENSVGVPATSVGTDEWVFDTDDDQRVLQAATAAGRVTRFGYDEPSLADIFREASS